GCCCCCTGTCGACGTCCAGAACAAGCACACTCATGCAGGACACCCATTATCTAAATGCCTTTTCCAGGCTAGACGGGAACTACGTGGGCAAGGTCACCGGGCCGGCATCACCGATTGATTGCAGCGATAAGAAGCCCCAACGTCGTGGGGGGCAGAAGGACTTGGAGCAGATGACACCGAGAGGAGGGAGGCCACCTAGTGTGTACCCCCCCTCAGCAGCGGTTGGAGAGTACCCCCACGGTGGAAACTTCCTTCCTTTCTTTAACTATAACAGTGAGGTATTTCGAGGAGGGATGGGGACTGGCTGCCCTATGTTCTTCCCTCCTGGGTGGTACTACCTCCCCATGGGCACACATGGCGACTCCGGTTGGGTGGGCCCAGCAGAAGTGGCAGCAGGTCAAGTGGACGCAGATCGGCTCACCACCTATGGGGAACAAACGGGGAGAGCAAatgaaagggggaagaagaagagaggCAGTCGAGCAGGTAACCCAACAgtgggagggggaagaaggcaaagCGATACGCTTATCGCTGCTGGGCACTTGAAGCCGCTGCAGTTTAGGGAGGGAGTCGAATGGAGCAGcgaggaggagaagtacCTCAACGCAGATGTAACTATGGAGGAGGAGCGTCgagagaggaagaagaaggagaggaggGGAAGGGGCAGGGGGGTCGGCGGCTCCATTGGGGATTCCAAGTGGTACGAAATTGAGCGTCGCCTGAACAACTGCCGGGGGGTCATCCAGGAGAGCGAGGCGGAAGGCGAAGCGGAAGACGAAGCGGAATATGAAGCAGGAGCGGGGCAGGAAGACGAGGCGAACCCTAGCTACTACACAGACTGCAGCGAGGCCGCGGACAGCTGCGGTGAGGACACGAAGTACGTCGACGGGGTGCGCAGCGAGGGCCACTACGAGGGGGATACCGACtgtggggaggaagcgggTGGGAAGAGGAGCCTCACAAAAAACGGTCAGCGGAGGGATGACCAGCGGAGGAACGGCcggaggaggacccccctgGAGGAAAGCCACCCCTTTGACGACGACAGCATTTATAAGAATTACAAAGTAGGGTACCTGCGGGAGGGGCGGAAGTGGGCAAACGAGGGTCTGCGCCGGGGGGGTGGGGAGGCCCCCTTTAAGAAGACCCCCCATGAAGAGGTCCCCCGTGAGACCCCCCTTAAGAAAACGCACAGAGAACGCCTGAACCGCATCGCCCACCTGTTCctcccaaaaaataaaaagcacgAAAATGCATTTGACCTCTCCTTGAGCTTCTCCCAAATATCCGAAGGAGACAAAGACGACATAATTCGGATGCTTTTTGCATGCAGAGATTTGGAGAGGCTAATAGAAGAGCAGCACTGCGTTTTGGATATGCTGGAAAATGACTTACGAGAGGTGAATGCCTCGTTGAAAATGCCACCCTCGTGGAGTAACTTCAACCATTTTGAGGTACTCCAGGAGAGCATCCTCCAGTCGGAAGGCGGTCAAGGTGTACCACTAAATaacactcctttttttattaagggGAAAGTGGCCTTGATTCCCAAAAATTTGGACTCCTTCTTCGACAAGGCGGCGGTGGCGGCGACGAAGGCGAACGCGGCGAAAGCGGCGAACGCAGCCAACGCGGCCAATGTGGCGGGCGCCCCCCCTTCCGGTGCCTACTCGCAGCCCGAGGGCCCCCCCTCCAACAGCAAGTACATGCCCAAGTTCGCCAAGGCCAAGGTGAAGCCGAAGGTGTCGCTGCTGCTGAAGAGGGGCGCGTGAGGCGCGCGGCTGGTTGGCAGCGTTGTGCAGCGCGCTCAACTGTTTTTGCGGGGCGGAAAGAAATTGGCCCCGCCagttcgttcgtttgttaCATTCatgttcgttcgtttgctACTTTCATGTTTGTCTTTCGCTTTATTGTTGCTGGTCCCGCTTGGGGCCGAACGGGGGAGTCCACTCAGCccctggaaaaaaaagaaaaaaaaaaaaaaaaaaaaaagaactccAAATGTTCAAAACGGTAAAAGGAAGTGAAGCACCCGAATGTGTGCAGCGGGGTGGTAAGACAGTTTCTCCATTTGGgagaagagggggagggggcacaTGGGTATGCCTTCTCGAGGGGGCAGAAGTGTACCATCTCGTGAAGGCGGAGGGGTACCTTCAGGAGGGAGCTCTCCCAAGTGATCTACCCTGTGTAGGTGCAGACGGGCTTGCTACTATACTTCGACGGGACCACCTCTTCGCTCCTCATCCGGGGGGCCACTTCATCTGCCGCTTGGCCAGGATGTGCAGGTGCAGGTAGTACACGGACTGGCAGGCCTCGGGCCCGTTGTTGACGACCAGGCGGAAGTCGCCCaggttgtttttcttcacaatttCGGAGACCTTCCAGGGGGGTAGGCGGTGCGTCGGTAGGTGTGGGTAATAGGTGGGCAATAAGTGGGAGGGGAGGCCACACAGGGAGGCCACACAGAGGGGTTATACAGAGGGACCTCGTGGGTGGCTGCGCGCTGCCTTACCGCCCACATCATGTGGCCCAGGATCTCCTTGTGCCTCTCCTCCGCCTTGCTGAGCCTCGTCAGCCCATCTCTCATTTTGGGGATCACGAGGATGTGCACGGGTGCCTGCGGGTTGATGTCGTTAAAGGCGAggacctgcgggggggaagcggtggaggggGAGGATCGGCGAAGCAGCGATGATGGGGACGTCGCTTCTGCGTCTGCTGTGCAAGGCGGGGGTGGGGGAGGGTACCTTGTCGTCTTCGTACACGAGGTCAACCTTCACTTCCTTCCTCGCGATTTTTCCTGCAGGGAAGGTGGGTCAATTGACGCGACTTGGTCGTTCAGTTGACGCGGCGTGGTGGCTCAGATGACGCGGCTTGGTCGTTCAGTTCACCCGCGTGGTGGCTGCGCATTCCCGTCGCCCCCGCCGACTTACCAAAAATTGAGTCTCCGTTTTCGTCCTTCCCCGCGGCCGCAAGGGCTTTCTCTTCCTCGTCCGCCATTTTGCCCAGTCGTCTGTTTATGGCTCGTCTGCAGGGGGGCACGCGTGAGGAGCGCCACATGTGAGGGGTGCCACATGTGAAGTGTGCCGTTTGTGAGGGTCCTATTGCGTCAGACGGTGCTGACGTGAGACGCGGAGTGGTGCTGCCGACAGGGGAGCCCCCCATCAGTGGCAAGTCCCCCGCTTTGTAATGCAGTCACAGAGGGGGGCCAGTGGCACGTTGAGCCGGCTTGGCCTCTCTCATGGCGGGCCTTACGTGAGGTACTTGTTGCTGTAGGCTATCTTGGTGAAACAGTTAAAGGCGAAATTTCGAAAGCCACATCTGATGGCTCCACCGGAGGGGTTCATAAAGAGCAGGGGAACTGCGCGGGGTGGGCAGAGGAAAGGGGATGTGATAAACGGCAGAGGAAACGGGATGGGTTCCCCGGCTTAGGTTTCCGGCTGGCCTCCCCCTCTCTCCAGCTCGCAGCAAAACGAAAAGGGGGTCCTTACTGAGGCATGAAAGCAGCGGCGGGAAGTACATGTAGCTGCGGGGGGTGGTGTGCGCTGGGGGGTGCTACGCGTTTGGGAGGGTGCTACTCTTTTGCGGGGTACTACACCTTTGGGGGATCACTGCCTGTCAGTTGCTGGGCAGTCACTA
Above is a genomic segment from Plasmodium vivax chromosome 5, whole genome shotgun sequence containing:
- a CDS encoding hypothetical protein, conserved (encoded by transcript PVX_089535A) translates to MSAKPPPAFLKKGGPPLPKSVKPFGKPPVKPPFLLKHKGKPPAALLKGKSEETVDSAPSGRSSLSEQNAPGGEDPPKENALEIRSKAIKPKIKVPELKFKWKEGKAKVKPPPKVTPLGGKAAALSDAQSEEDSPLSEAHLVKPAKPMMKPSKLMMKPSKPMMKPAKTMVKPSQPIKSGALEFVKAPKGVKPKVSLSDLKLKGLGEKGKAEKGETGRSSIPVGLASQSGVEATGVEEAEQTEIGKGEPNDSGSLGGRDETGRIKRVMHMSKYIDSGNVVNQLRGQGGNATQVVKVKGGGGPTGSSPGDAGKGKLPPPSFAKYKEKKSNSIAKEENEEVVQKCSASFSGEVTKGGGRTLKGLPAKGLPLKGLPLKESPSKGSPPKGLPLKGLPLKGSPPNGPPPSSTANAPKEGEPNKPADTHERTHERTDGPRVMVGVSDAAGKQTVGPLSTSRTSTLMQDTHYLNAFSRLDGNYVGKVTGPASPIDCSDKKPQRRGGQKDLEQMTPRGGRPPSVYPPSAAVGEYPHGGNFLPFFNYNSEVFRGGMGTGCPMFFPPGWYYLPMGTHGDSGWVGPAEVAAGQVDADRLTTYGEQTGRANERGKKKRGSRAGNPTVGGGRRQSDTLIAAGHLKPLQFREGVEWSSEEEKYLNADVTMEEERRERKKKERRGRGRGVGGSIGDSKWYEIERRLNNCRGVIQESEAEGEAEDEAEYEAGAGQEDEANPSYYTDCSEAADSCGEDTKYVDGVRSEGHYEGDTDCGEEAGGKRSLTKNGQRRDDQRRNGRRRTPLEESHPFDDDSIYKNYKVGYLREGRKWANEGLRRGGGEAPFKKTPHEEVPRETPLKKTHRERLNRIAHLFLPKNKKHENAFDLSLSFSQISEGDKDDIIRMLFACRDLERLIEEQHCVLDMLENDLREVNASLKMPPSWSNFNHFEVLQESILQSEGGQGVPLNNTPFFIKGKVALIPKNLDSFFDKAAVAATKANAAKAANAANAANVAGAPPSGAYSQPEGPPSNSKYMPKFAKAKVKPKVSLLLKRGA
- a CDS encoding protein kinase C inhibitor, putative (encoded by transcript PVX_089540A) — translated: MYFPPLLSCLIPLLFMNPSGGAIRCGFRNFAFNCFTKIAYSNKYLTRAINRRLGKMADEEEKALAAAGKDENGDSIFGKIARKEVKVDLVYEDDKVLAFNDINPQAPVHILVIPKMRDGLTRLSKAEERHKEILGHMMWAVSEIVKKNNLGDFRLVVNNGPEACQSVYYLHLHILAKRQMKWPPG